A segment of the Trifolium pratense cultivar HEN17-A07 linkage group LG7, ARS_RC_1.1, whole genome shotgun sequence genome:
tAATACGGagtaataaatttattgatCGTGAATTTACTTTTTGAAGTTTGTCGATTAGAAGACAAattatttagaatttaatttatatgcattgtcggtgtaaaattattttgcacatgcgttcAATAATATACCGATACATTatgtatgataattaaaaacacatgatgtgtcatattcattaaataatgtggcaacacgtcattggatgtatgtgtaaaaaaaaattacaccgacggtgcataactattaaactcaattatttatattactaTCATAAATATTGTGAATTGCtagaaaaaaatatgtaaaataattagatatatatgttagtaaaaaaataattattttggttcaaaattaataaaaatcttGTAAAATGAACATAAAGTTTTTCAAGAGGATCACAATTCACAACATAGGATGtacaaacaaaattattttgtcatgtgaatagatatctttttttatttatttatttaatcaataAATCCATTTAATCTAATACTATAATTTACTGATTCAATAATAgaacaaaattgtatttttttttttctaatggaGAACAAAATTGTGTATGATGCAAGATATTTTCACATATTCATTTCACCATATACCGTACTTGATGTAATGATAATGCAATGAAAACATAAAGAAGGAAAGATTGAAGAAGAGATTTGGGAtcaaaatgacttttttttaccATTCCATTAGTgaaaaattgtttcttttttttttcctttctctaAACAACTAGCTAATGTAATTTTTCCCATGTTTCATTCAAGACATGTTAACATGGATACTAGCAGTTTTACAAGATTTACAAATAGGACAAATGTTAAGAGAAGACCCACAAACACCACATAAACAAAGATGTCTACAAGGCAAAATCAACACACAAGATTCATCTTTCCCACAGTTACTGCACAGTTTCATGCTATTCACAAAATTGCTTCCACTTTCACCACCACATGAGTTTCCCATAACCTTCATCACTTCAATTCTCTTACCATTATTATTATCTCCTAAATTTCTCCATTGATCCACAGCATTTCCATCATCATTAATACTCTCATTGCTATCACAACATGACTCTGCATCATCCATTAAAGCACCCGCCATACCCGCCGGAGAAATTTCGCCATTTTCATCTCCGCCGCCGCGTTGTGCAAGAAGTTGTTCTAGATTGGACCTTAAAGCATTGGCTGTTGCTTCATTGCTTTGTGCTAAATCACGCCATATTTGATTCTCCATGCAAAGTGACTTCACTCTTTCTTCTAAAGCCCAATTCATTTTCCcaattttctcaatttcttcttcttttgcttTCAATCTCTTTGTCACACTCATGTCAATAGCTTGAATCAACCTCATCGCTTGTCTCTTCCTTTTTTCTTCAATCTCATATTTCACTTTCTCCATctaaacaaaaaacataaaaaaattagaattttttcataaacaaaacaaaatttgagaagaaaattttcatattaataatGATAACACAAATGGGTCattttagaaattaattttaaaatgacccatatcaaaaaaaattagatttctcacaaacaaaaacaaaatttgaactTACTTGTTGTGCAATGAGTTGATCAATATCAAGTTGTTGTCCCTGGATCTGAACAGAAATATCTTCACCAAGAAAAGAGAACGATGAAGAGGCACAActtctgttgttgttgttgttgttttgttgagTTGTTAATGTTGTAGGAGAAAGATAAGAATTTGGGAAAGGAaaattgattgaatttgaaTAGTCTCTAGAATCTCTAGAACGTTTTCTTAAAGGAACATTATAAGTTAAACCGCTGTCGGAGTTCATAGCTGTTTTTTGAGGTAATGAATCGGTTGTTATGGAGTTGTAAGGTGGTAGGATTAGTGTCTCCGTTGCGGTTGTTTTGATTGAAGATGGTGGAATTGATGAGTAACCCATTTGTGATATGTTGTTGTAGATGTTGTTCATGTTTGTTTCAACAGGGTTCATCATTTCtctgaaaaaaaatcaaaactttagaacattaaaaaatgaaataacatAAGAAAAAAGTTATGAGTAATAATCTTTTATATACGTTAGCATAATAGAAAAAACGAACAAGAAAGGGTGAAGATGTACCGGTTGG
Coding sequences within it:
- the LOC123898942 gene encoding probable BOI-related E3 ubiquitin-protein ligase 2, whose protein sequence is MAVESRHLHLFSPQLITNREMMNPVETNMNNIYNNISQMGYSSIPPSSIKTTATETLILPPYNSITTDSLPQKTAMNSDSGLTYNVPLRKRSRDSRDYSNSINFPFPNSYLSPTTLTTQQNNNNNNRSCASSSFSFLGEDISVQIQGQQLDIDQLIAQQMEKVKYEIEEKRKRQAMRLIQAIDMSVTKRLKAKEEEIEKIGKMNWALEERVKSLCMENQIWRDLAQSNEATANALRSNLEQLLAQRGGGDENGEISPAGMAGALMDDAESCCDSNESINDDGNAVDQWRNLGDNNNGKRIEVMKVMGNSCGGESGSNFVNSMKLCSNCGKDESCVLILPCRHLCLCGVCGSSLNICPICKSCKTASIHVNMS